A stretch of the Gossypium hirsutum isolate 1008001.06 chromosome D07, Gossypium_hirsutum_v2.1, whole genome shotgun sequence genome encodes the following:
- the LOC107954057 gene encoding uncharacterized protein: MSEFSLASTTVVKKKTQFSSLLLSNFMLFCSLILSHPLYFSYFIFFSPYLFKIFSFLSPLFVTTSLLVIAFLTVLRSEVVDGESDDGFGCLEELEAYKIVFETSTIVDIRENPDEVSGVEPIVGCLQGVELEEASVQRVETLTSGEFTETVRVNATVKILEEFLRQKDDGVVEILSSKSVEANNDEGSNPKTTMNADNGKEFEAKAMVNSPIVKANYGDNDMNFGNLGSMRKEKEWKKTLACKLFEERHNAMAAAATTENEGGEGMDLLWETYESSDTNKSKLKSFGSKKGKKGGNYEEDDDDDDYDDDSDGKLCCLQALKFSTGKINLGMGMGRPNFLKISKAFKGFGWLHHVGSTKHGKKGYY; encoded by the coding sequence ATGTCTGAATTTTCTTTGGCTTCAACAACTGTTGTGAAGAAGAAAACCCAATTTTCAAGCCTTTTGCTTTCTAATTTCATGTTGTTTTGCTCTTTAATTCTTTCACACCCTctttatttctcttatttcatcttcttctccccttatttattcaagattttctcttttctttcgcCTCTATTTGTTACCACTTCCCTTTTAGTTATTGCATTTTTGACAGTATTAAGGTCTGAAGTAGTTGACGGTGAAAGTGATGATGGCTTTGGATGCTTGGAAGAACTTGAAGCGTATAAGATCGTGTTTGAAACGTCGACCATTGTTGACATTAGAGAAAACCCAGACGAAGTTTCTGGGGTGGAACCCATTGTTGGTTGTTTACAAGGTGTTGAACTTGAAGAAGCTTCGGTTCAGAGGGTTGAAACATTGACGAGTGGTGAATTCACTGAAACTGTTCGAGTAAATGCCACAGTGAAGATCTTAGAAGAGTTTTTGCGTCAGAAAGATGATGGGGTGGTTGAAATTTTGTCGTCTAAAAGCGTGGAGGCCAACAATGATGAAGGATCCAATCCCAAGACTACAATGAATGCTGATAATGGTAAGGAGTTTGAAGCCAAAGCAATGGTGAATTCTCCTATAGTGAAAGCTAATTATGGCGATAATGACATGAACTTTGGGAATTTGGGTTCAATGAGGAAAGAAAAGGAGTGGAAGAAAACATTGGCATGTAAGCTTTTCGAGGAGAGACACAACGCGATGGCGGCTGCTGCGACGACGGAAAATGAAGGTGGTGAAGGGATGGATTTACTATGGGAAACATATGAaagttctgataccaataaatcaAAGCTGAAAAGCTTTGGCtcgaagaaaggaaagaaaggcgGCAATTACGAGGAAGACGACGACGACGACGACTACGACGACGACTCGGACGGTAAACTGTGTTGTTTGCAAGCTCTCAAGTTCTCAACGGGGAAGATAAATTTAGGAATGGGGATGGGAAGGcctaattttcttaaaatttcaaaggCATTCAAAGGGTTTGGGTGGTTGCATCATGTTGGTAGCACTAAGCATGGCAAGAAAGGGTATTATTGA
- the LOC121219406 gene encoding wound-induced basic protein-like codes for MIYDVNSPLFRSFLSQKGGSSDKRKMEEQKPKEQKPKANENKPAMTE; via the exons ATGATTTACGACGTTAATTCTCCTCTCTTTCGTTCATTCCTCAGCCAGAAGGGTGGCTCCTCCGACAAGAG GAAAATGGAGGAGCAAAAGCCTAAGGAACAGAAACCCAAAGCAAACGAGAATAAGCCAGCCATGACGGAGTAG